One Eublepharis macularius isolate TG4126 chromosome 6, MPM_Emac_v1.0, whole genome shotgun sequence DNA segment encodes these proteins:
- the PDCD1 gene encoding programmed cell death protein 1, translated as MESLQLAVMIETWALLLVFRSAPVVNQSVTCSPLRLTKPVGDAAVFTCQFSNVDHSEYNPNLYRECNESQRMKITELKENKDSGKYNISRVGSSHAFQVKILDLQKKDAGKYCCVLISMSSSQTVTESHRCILTVTERANTTIEPDMQEKEEEYDSGENGKGMPFAFIGGAGLILSLGILGIFLFNAIKGKQGERTPPAENAPLDEESPAANVFTVDYGILEFHGKAPPKHPPAEKTEYATIVFPTCKKSKKQRYCLSRTQLH; from the exons ATGGAGAGCCTGCAGCTGGCGGTAATGATTGAAACGTGGGCGCTGCTGCTCGTGTTCAGGTCTGCACCGGTGGTCAACCAATCGG TGACCTGCTCGCCGTTACGCCTAACGAAACCTGTAGGAGACGCTGCCGTATTCACGTGCCAATTCTCCAACGTGGATCATTCCGAATATAATCCGAACTTGTACAGGGAATGTAATGAAAGCCAGCGAATGAAGATCACCGAGCTAAAAGAAAACAAGGACAGTGGAAAGTACAACATTTCTCGTGTGGGTTCCTCACACGCCTTTCAGGTGAAGATTCTGGACCTACAGAAGAAAGACGCGGGGAAGTATTGCTGCGTGCTTATATCGATGTCGTCTTCCCAGACGGTGACTGAAAGCCACAGGTGTATCCTCACAGTGACAG AAAGAGCCAACACTACAATCGAACCTGACATgcaggaaaaagaggaagagtATGACAGCGGAGAGAATGGCAAAGGAATGCCTTTTGCTTTCATTGGTGGAGCTGGGCTGATCTTGAGTCTTGGAATTTTGGGCATCTTCCTCTTTAATGCTATCAAGGGAAAACAAG GGGAACGGACGCCACCGGCTGAAAATGCCCCCCTG GACGAAGAGTCTCCTGCAGCCAACGTTTTCACTGTGGATTATGGGATCCTGGAATTCCATGGAAAAGCCCCTCCTAAGCACCCTCCGGCAGAGAAGACCGAATATGCCACCATCGTGTTCCCCACGTGCAAGAAGTCCAAAAAGCAGCGGTACTGCCTGAGCAGAACACAGCTGCACTGA